A window of Colius striatus isolate bColStr4 chromosome 29, bColStr4.1.hap1, whole genome shotgun sequence contains these coding sequences:
- the ECM1 gene encoding extracellular matrix protein 1 isoform X1, translated as MAALGLPLLLLLLLGARAVAPELLQAVIQERVELQHPDIQQLLQEQDPQLPPTALAPAPPRPAWPPAVLRGFPPAWPVGPALRRRCRDPPGPTPSAAPLPPSAFGHLHRQRAAVAELGRRLRGCCGLPQPLACARRAWGAVLDGFCSEEFGVKTRPFSCCRQRGAARKRCFRAAAKGSETPTEPPTEPPTATAEPTSSCQRHRRAAPGLPPAPGFRPSVVQPSWPQRPSLPQKPSLPQRRSLPQKPSLPQRPSLPQRPSLPQRPSLPQRPSLPQRPSLPQKPSLPQKPSLPQRPSLPQKPSLPQRRSLPQSNSWHLKLDLALPDPEVPQHVLRTLMGKEEPGDTARGGRRPPPLPRQAAAQPRAGSAPQEVPGAGGRVLRPEPPPSRAPVPSSPKAQPSAVPPPTAPQLL; from the exons tgctgcaggagcaggaccCCCAGCTGCCCCCCACCGCGCtggccccggcgccgccgcgcCCGGCCTGGCCGCCGGCCGTGCTGAGGGGCttccccccggcctggcccgtGGGCCCTGCCCTGCGCCGCCGCTGCCGCGACCCCCCCGGGCCCACCCCCAGCGCCGCCCCGCTGCCCCCCAGCGCCTTCGGGCACCTGCACCGGCAGCGAGCGGCCGTGGCCGAGCTGGGCCGGCGCCTGCGGGGCTGCTGCGGCCTCCCGCAGCCGCTGGCCTGCGCCCGCCGCGCC TGGGGGGCCGTGCTGGACGGGTTCTGCAGCGAGGAGTTTGGGGTGAAGACGCGGCCGTTCTCCTGCTGCCGCCAGCGCGGGGCCGCGAGGAAACGCTGCTTCAGGGCGGCTGCCAAAGGCTCCGAGACCCCCACTGAGCCCCCCACTGAGCCCCCCACGGCCACGGCCGAgcccaccagctcctgccagcgTCACCGCAGAGCTGCCCCCGGCCTCCCACCGGCCCCTGGCTTCAGACCATCGGTGGTGCAGCCGTCCTGGCCccagagaccctccctgccccaaaaaccctccctgccccagagaCGTTCTCTGCCCCAAAAACCTTCCCTGCCTCAGagaccctccctgccccagagaccttccctgccccagagaccctccctgccccagagaCCTTCCCTGCCCCAGAGACCTTCCCTGCCCCAAaaaccctccctgccccaaaagccttccctgccccagagaccctccctgccccaaaaaccctccctgccccagagaCGTTCCCTGCCCCAAAGCAACTCCTGGCACTTGAAGCTGGACCTGGCCCTGCCGGACCCTGAGGTGCCCCAGCACGTCCTGCGCACCCTGATGG GGAAAGAGGAGCCTGGTGACACAGCACGGGGGGGTCGTCgccccccacccctcccacgacaggcagcagcacagccgaGAGCTGGGTCTGCTCCCCAAGAg GTGCCCGGCGCCGGAGGCCGTGTGCTGCGCCCTGAGCCCCCCCCCAGCAGAGCCCCTGTGCCCAG ctcccccaAGGCCCAGCCAAGCGCTGTGCCCCCTCCCACAGCGCCCCAGCTGCTCTGa
- the ECM1 gene encoding extracellular matrix protein 1 isoform X2 codes for MAALGLPLLLLLLLGARVAPELLQAVIQERVELQHPDIQQLLQEQDPQLPPTALAPAPPRPAWPPAVLRGFPPAWPVGPALRRRCRDPPGPTPSAAPLPPSAFGHLHRQRAAVAELGRRLRGCCGLPQPLACARRAWGAVLDGFCSEEFGVKTRPFSCCRQRGAARKRCFRAAAKGSETPTEPPTEPPTATAEPTSSCQRHRRAAPGLPPAPGFRPSVVQPSWPQRPSLPQKPSLPQRRSLPQKPSLPQRPSLPQRPSLPQRPSLPQRPSLPQRPSLPQKPSLPQKPSLPQRPSLPQKPSLPQRRSLPQSNSWHLKLDLALPDPEVPQHVLRTLMGKEEPGDTARGGRRPPPLPRQAAAQPRAGSAPQEVPGAGGRVLRPEPPPSRAPVPSSPKAQPSAVPPPTAPQLL; via the exons tgctgcaggagcaggaccCCCAGCTGCCCCCCACCGCGCtggccccggcgccgccgcgcCCGGCCTGGCCGCCGGCCGTGCTGAGGGGCttccccccggcctggcccgtGGGCCCTGCCCTGCGCCGCCGCTGCCGCGACCCCCCCGGGCCCACCCCCAGCGCCGCCCCGCTGCCCCCCAGCGCCTTCGGGCACCTGCACCGGCAGCGAGCGGCCGTGGCCGAGCTGGGCCGGCGCCTGCGGGGCTGCTGCGGCCTCCCGCAGCCGCTGGCCTGCGCCCGCCGCGCC TGGGGGGCCGTGCTGGACGGGTTCTGCAGCGAGGAGTTTGGGGTGAAGACGCGGCCGTTCTCCTGCTGCCGCCAGCGCGGGGCCGCGAGGAAACGCTGCTTCAGGGCGGCTGCCAAAGGCTCCGAGACCCCCACTGAGCCCCCCACTGAGCCCCCCACGGCCACGGCCGAgcccaccagctcctgccagcgTCACCGCAGAGCTGCCCCCGGCCTCCCACCGGCCCCTGGCTTCAGACCATCGGTGGTGCAGCCGTCCTGGCCccagagaccctccctgccccaaaaaccctccctgccccagagaCGTTCTCTGCCCCAAAAACCTTCCCTGCCTCAGagaccctccctgccccagagaccttccctgccccagagaccctccctgccccagagaCCTTCCCTGCCCCAGAGACCTTCCCTGCCCCAAaaaccctccctgccccaaaagccttccctgccccagagaccctccctgccccaaaaaccctccctgccccagagaCGTTCCCTGCCCCAAAGCAACTCCTGGCACTTGAAGCTGGACCTGGCCCTGCCGGACCCTGAGGTGCCCCAGCACGTCCTGCGCACCCTGATGG GGAAAGAGGAGCCTGGTGACACAGCACGGGGGGGTCGTCgccccccacccctcccacgacaggcagcagcacagccgaGAGCTGGGTCTGCTCCCCAAGAg GTGCCCGGCGCCGGAGGCCGTGTGCTGCGCCCTGAGCCCCCCCCCAGCAGAGCCCCTGTGCCCAG ctcccccaAGGCCCAGCCAAGCGCTGTGCCCCCTCCCACAGCGCCCCAGCTGCTCTGa
- the RPS27 gene encoding small ribosomal subunit protein eS27 produces MPLAKDLLHPSPEEEKRKHKKKRLVQSPNSYFMDVKCPGCYKITTVFSHAQTVVLCVGCSTVLCQPTGGKARLTEGCSFRRKQH; encoded by the exons ATGCCC CTGGCCAAGGACCTGCTGCACCCGTCCCCCGAGGAGGAGAAGCGGAAGCACAAGAAGAAGCGGCTGGTGCAGAGCCCCAATTCCTACTTCATGGACGTCAAGTGCCCCG GCTGCTACAAGATCACGACGGTGTTCAGCCACGCGCAGACCGTGGTGCTGTGTGTGGGCTGCTCCACCGTGCTGTGCCAGCCCACCGGCGGCAAGGCCCGGCTCACAGAGG GCTGCTCGTTCCGGAGGAAGCAGCACTGA
- the RAB13 gene encoding ras-related protein Rab-13 isoform X1: MAKAYDHLFKLLLIGDSGVGKTCLIIRFAEDNFTSTYISTIGIDFKIRTVDIDGKKIKLQVWDTAGQERFKTITTAYYRGAVGIILVYDITDEKSFENIQNWMKSIKENASAGVERLLIGNKCDMEGKRKVQREEAEKLAKEHGIRFFETSAKSSVNVEEAFSTLARDILQKSFRKAAPSSSNRPLLEPGPPRKAGSKCSLA; encoded by the exons aTGGCCAAAGCTTACGACCATCTCTTCAAGCTGCTGCTGATCGGGGACAGCGGCGTGGGCAAGACCTGCCTCATCATCCGCTTCGCCGAGGACAACTTCACCAGCACCTACATCTCCACTATCG ggATCGACTTCAAAATCCGGACAGTGGACATCGATGGGAAGAAGATCAAGCTGCAGGTCTg GGACACGGCAGGACAAGAGCGTTTCAAAACCATCACTACAGCCTATTACCGTGGAGCCGTG GGCATTATCCTGGTGTACGACATCACTGACGAGAAATCCTTCGAGAACATCCAAAACTGGATGAAAAGCATCAAAGAG AACGCCTCTGCCGGGGTCGAGAGGCTGCTCATCGGCAACAAGTGTGACATGGAGGGCAAAAGGAAAGTGCagagggaggaggctgagaag CTGGCGAAGGAACACGGGATCAGGTTCTTTGAGACCAGCGCCAAGTCCAGCGTGAACGTGGAAGAG gcCTTCAGCACGTTGGCTCGGGACATCCTGCAGAAATCCTTCCGGAAGGCG gcccccagcagcagcaacaggccTCTCCTGGAGCCCGGCCCCCCGAGGAAGGCCGGGAGTAAATGCTCCCTGGCGTAG
- the RAB13 gene encoding ras-related protein Rab-13 isoform X2 produces MAKAYDHLFKLLLIGDSGVGKTCLIIRFAEDNFTSTYISTIGIDFKIRTVDIDGKKIKLQVWDTAGQERFKTITTAYYRGAVGIILVYDITDEKSFENIQNWMKSIKELAKEHGIRFFETSAKSSVNVEEAFSTLARDILQKSFRKAAPSSSNRPLLEPGPPRKAGSKCSLA; encoded by the exons aTGGCCAAAGCTTACGACCATCTCTTCAAGCTGCTGCTGATCGGGGACAGCGGCGTGGGCAAGACCTGCCTCATCATCCGCTTCGCCGAGGACAACTTCACCAGCACCTACATCTCCACTATCG ggATCGACTTCAAAATCCGGACAGTGGACATCGATGGGAAGAAGATCAAGCTGCAGGTCTg GGACACGGCAGGACAAGAGCGTTTCAAAACCATCACTACAGCCTATTACCGTGGAGCCGTG GGCATTATCCTGGTGTACGACATCACTGACGAGAAATCCTTCGAGAACATCCAAAACTGGATGAAAAGCATCAAAGAG CTGGCGAAGGAACACGGGATCAGGTTCTTTGAGACCAGCGCCAAGTCCAGCGTGAACGTGGAAGAG gcCTTCAGCACGTTGGCTCGGGACATCCTGCAGAAATCCTTCCGGAAGGCG gcccccagcagcagcaacaggccTCTCCTGGAGCCCGGCCCCCCGAGGAAGGCCGGGAGTAAATGCTCCCTGGCGTAG
- the JTB gene encoding protein JTB yields the protein MGPRARPGPCRCGLYAVLGALVCGLGPAAAMALSDERRSASPGTVTPCWRVEDFVVAQECTRCSSFQAKGTPECGPTGFVEKINCASSKREEYKSCRSAVMEAQVFWRFVGSMAAVAAVFAALVVCRQRVLDRKALEKVRKQIESI from the exons ATGGGGCCCCGCGCCCGGCCCGGGCCGTGCCGCTGCGGCCTCTACGCCGTGCTGGGAGCGCTGGTCTGCGGCCTGGG GCCCGCGGCCGCGATGGCGCTGAGCGACGAGCGGCGGTCGG CCAGCCCGGGGACGGTGACGCCGTGTTGGCGAGTGGAGGATTTCGTGGTGGCCCAGGAGTGCACGCGCTGCTCCAGCTTCCAGGCG AAGGGAACTCCTGAGTGCGGCCCCACGGGCTTCGTCGAGAAGATCAACTGTGCCAGCTCCAAGAGGGAAGAGTACAAGAG CTGCCGCTCGGCTGTGATGGAGGCTCAGGTGTTCTGGCGCTTCGTGGGCTCCATGGCAGCGGTTGCCGCCGTCTTCGCGGCGCTGGTGGTGTGTCGGCAGCGGGTGCTGGACAGGAAGGCCCTGGAGAAGGTTCGCAAGCAGATCGAGTCCATCTAG